From Pantoea vagans:
TCGAGTTTGCGCGCGAGCTGGAGATCCAGGGCAAAGGGATTATCGAAGCGGCACTGGAAGCGTGTCGCCTGCGTCTGCGTCCGATTGTGATGACCTCCATCGCCTTTATCGCCGGTACCATCCCGTTGATTCTGGGTGAAGGCGCGGGTGCAGAAGTGCGCGGCGTAACCGGTATTACCGTCTTCTCCGGCATGCTTGGCGTAACGCTGTTCGGCCTGTTCCTGACACCGGTGTTCTACGTCGCCCTGCGTAAGCTGGTGACGCGCCGGTCAGGTAACGCGGAATCAGTGACGGCGTAAACCGTAAACGTTAACAGGGGCGATCGGCTGATCGCCCCTTTTTTTTGTCTGAGATTGGCAGCATGTTGATTAACGCTGCCTTAATTTTTCATTGAGCGTTTCAATGATAAACGCATTCAGCGAGGTTTCATTTTGGGCCGCAGCCTGCGACAGCCGCACGCCCAGCGATTCAGGATAGCGCAGCGTAAAGGTCTTGATTTTTTCCTGCTCGGCATAGGGATGAATGCCGGAGGCAGCGCAGTCTTCCAGGTACTCGCGCAGCGAAATCTCCCCCTTCTTTGTGCAGACCCTGCACGCTGTCAGAGACAAAATCACAGTAGCCTGACAGGCCGGTAAAGCGTCCACGGAACAGGTTGATTTCGGGAACGTAAGTGATGACTGCGGGTTGCCCTGCGACATTAGCCAGATCAGAATAATTATCCATCTTAAACTCCTGCATTCTGCTTGCGGGCAGATAATCAGGTGCGAATCTCAATTCGGGCTTTTCGTCCCAGTTGCGCCAGCGCCATCTCCACTTTTTCAACTTTCGATGAGTGCTCAACATCCAGCAGTCGATCAACCTGTGGGCCATTCACGCCCAGCTGGCGTGCCAGATCGACTTTACGAGTGCCGGTTTCAATCATTGCGTTATAAAGTGCCGCTTTCATCGCCACCAACACAGGTACGGAGACAATGTATTCACCTTCCAGCGGTTTACTGGCGACCGGAATCGGACGACGGGTATCCATCTCAAGAGAGATAGCCGTCACCAGTCCATCTTCGGCTTCTGACAGTGCTTCCTCAACGGTGGCGCCGACGGAATGCAGTAACGGCAAATCACGACACGAGACCTCATAGGTATCGGTTCTGGCGTCATGGGTTAAGCTGACGGCATAATTAAACATAGGGTTACCTCTCTGATCGGGCTCACAGGCCCAGATCTTTTAAAATTTTTCTGCGCGTACCTTCAGGCATTTCTTTCGCTCCATGATCCGGAAAAATGGATTGCCTGTCGCCCAGGAAGACCTTGAAATGGCTGCTTCCACTGCGGTGCTTAGTAAAAATAGCGCCCTGCTGAATGAGCCAGCGTCTGAATTCACTGTACTTCATCGCGTTCCCTCGCTGTGTATAGCAACAATGATAACATTATTGATAACTAATAAAACATTAATGTTGTATTTTATTACTGGTTTTCAAGCGCCCATTATGTTCCGTGCGATGACCAAAATCAGAAAGATGGGTATTAATCTAAGGCGGATTTGAGGCAGGACGTCACTGATCAGCACGCATAAAAAAAGCCGCAATCAGCGGCTTTTTTTGCAGAGTTCTTCACTCTCTTCGGGTTCAGGTTCCGGTACGGCGGTGCAGTTGCTGGTGTCGCGTTTCTTCAGCTCGTTCAGCGCGTCGGCCACGGTGCGTTTTGCCAGCACATCCAGCGACGCCTGCTCGGCTTCGTCGGCTATCGACTTGAAGTACCAGCAGAGGTTGGCACTGACCAGACAGCGCGGCGCGACATCAGGACGCGCGGCCCAGATCTTTTTGTCTTCGATCACGGAGACATAGATATCCCGCAGGGTAATGTCCGCAGCAGGACGGCCGAGATGAATCGAACCGGTACGGCCCAGCGTGGAGACGATAATGCCGTCACGGGTCAGCGGGACCATTAATTTTCGGATGAAACTGGGATTCGCTTCCAGCCCGTAGGCCAGAATCGCGCTGGTAGAGCGTTTACCCATTTGCTCCGCCATCGCTACGCTCAGAACCATTTGCAAAGCTGTCGGGAAGCGGTAATCAAGCATTTCTTTATCCTGAGTTGCGGTGCATCTTATTGTTTTATTGCCGCATAAGTGAACAATCAATGAGCAATAAATATAACAAACACTGTTGCTTTTTTGAAGCAAACCGGCAATGACAAGGCACGTATTCACCAAAGGCGGAGGCCTGATAGCACAAGGTGCTTACCCTGCTCCTCATCCTCATCCTTATCCTGCCGCACACGGTGAGCAGTTCGGTCATACCGTGGTGACCGCTGCCGCCGGTAATCGCTGCTTCAGCGCCATAACCAGCACCACGTTAAAGACTGCTAAAGCGCAAAGCAACCACAGCGTCGCCGATGCCCCCATCTTTTCAAACACATATCCGCCAATCAGCGGCGTCAGTGCCTGTCCCATTAGCGCCGGGCGGGCCATTTTCCCCACCACAATCGCGTAAGACTCTGGTTTGACCATCGCCAGCGGTAAAGTTCCACGCACGATGGCGCGTAAACCATTTCCTGCGCCATACAGCACCATGCTCAGCAGCGCCATCTGCGGAAAGAGAGCCAGCAGTAGCAGGCCCAGCGCCACCAGTCCGACAGAAAAAAAGGTGGTGCGGATCGGATGACTGCGTTTGAAAACAATATCGACGATGCGCGAACCTACCTGACACGGGCCGAGCACAGCGCTGATCGCCAGCGCCGACGTCAGCGTATGGCCACTCGCCTGTAACAGGGCGATAAGCTGCACGGAAATCGCCGTCATGATCACCGACGCCAGGGTAAAAATGGCGCACAGCAGCCAGAACAGCGCAGGTTCAATCTCCGGCGTAGTAGAGTGTTTAACCGCCCTTTTCGCAGGCGGTTTAGCATGAGTTGCCGGTAAGGCAAACAGATAGGCAGGAAGCACGCAGACCACCATCATTGCCGCAATAATCAGTGACGCATCCCGCCAGCCAAATCCATGAATCAGCAACGCCGTTCCCGGCCAGACCAGCGTGGTGCAGAAGCCTGAAATCAGCGTAATACCGGTGATCGCCGAACGCGCCTGACTGCCATAACATGTACCGAGTGTGGCAAACAGGGCATCGTAGAGGCCCATCGCCATCCCTGTGCCGATGATCACCCAGGCAAACAGAAACAGCGGCAGCGAATCGCTGACCGCCATCATCACCAGCCCTACTGCCATTACCAGACCGCTCAGCGCCAGCAGCAGACGACCACCGGTACGGGCGATAATCCTGCCGGCCAGCGGTGACAGCAGGCCTGACACCAGTATCCCCGTCGAGAGCGCGCCGTAGATCCACTGCTGCGACCAGCCCGTCTCAGTTGCAATCGGGTTCGCCATCACCGCCATCAGGTAGAACGACCCTCCCCAGGAGAGGATCTGCACCAGGCCCAGGGTGAAAATGGCGGCGATACCGGGTTTATTGTTCTGACTCACAGGCGATCTCTTCATTAGCAGGCGAACCGTTTTTATAACATGTTCTGTCAGAAGCCAGAATGCGGGACGCTCTTTTCACTGGATAGGCAGGCAGGCCGCACGTTTTTAATGGCATATTTATAGTATGTTGTAACTATAAAGTACTTGCATCCCTGACAGGCATCTGCCACATTGTGGACGTTGTAACTATGGAGGCACAACATGACGCGCTACGATTTAGTGGCTGATATGCATCAGTGTGTAAACGACCTGGAACTGGCGCTGGGCGAGCTGCGTCAGCAGATTGAGGCTCAGCCTTTGCTCATCACCCGCGTCTTCAGCCTGCCGCCGGTAGTGAAAGGCCGCGAACATGAAGCGATTACGCAGATCACCGTCGAGCAGCATCTGGGCGACAGCGCGTTAAAAATGGCGCTGGACCACTACTGCCGTCTGTTTATGCAGCATCAGTCTGAACAGCTGAGCACTAAGGCAGCCGTGCGCCTGCCTGGCGCACTCTGTATCGAATGTGATGAGCAGCGCGAAGCGGAGATCCGTTCGCTGGTCGACCTCATTAATCAGCTTAAGGCCCGGCTGGAGCAGTTGATTACGGTGGACTCCGGCCTGCCGAGCGAAGCGCGTTTTGAGTTCGTCCACCAGCATTTACGCGGCCTGATTACCCTGAATGCCTACCGCACGATCACCCTGCTCAGCGCCCCTGACAGCCTGCGTTTCGGCTGGGCCAACAAGCACATTATTAAGAATCTCAAGCGCGAAGAGGTGATCGCCCAGCTGGAAAAAAGCCTGAAGGCGGGACGCGCGCAGGCACCGTGGTCACGTGAACAGTGGGCGGAAAAAGTGCAGGAGGAGCTGGCAAGCGTGCGCGCCCTGCCCGCCTCGGCACGGCTGAAAATCAAGCGTCCGGTGAAAGTCCAGCCGGTCGCACGCGTCTGGCGCGCGGACGAAAAAAAACAGACCCAGCTGGCCTGCCCGTCACCGATACTGGTGATCTGCCGCGATCGCAGTCAGGTTCCGGTACTGGGCGAGCTGCTTAATTATGACGCGGATAACATTACGCACCGGCATAAGCCCGCTGCTGAACCACTGAATCTGCTGATACCCCGACTGCATCTGTGGGTCGATTGCCCGATATAAAAAAAGGCCAGCGCATGCTGGCCTCTGACGTCTCTCTGACTTTATGACTTCATGCTGCCGACCATCTCTTCCGGACGGACCCAGGCATCAAACTCCTCTTCAGTGAGATAACCCAGTTTCAGCGCTGAGCCCTTCAACGTCAGCCCCTCTTTATGCGCCTTCTTGGCAATTTCAGCCGCTTTGTCATAGCCGATGTGAGTGTTCAGCGCCGTCACCAGCATCAGCGATTCGTTCAGCAGTTGATCGATGCGCTCACGCACCGGCTCAATGCCGACGGCGCAATGATGATTAAAGCTGTCCATGCCATCCGCCAGCAGGCGAATTGATTGCAGGAAGTTATGGATCACCATCGGACGGAAGACATTCAGCTCAAAGTTACCCGACGCGCCGCCCATGTTGATCGCCACGTCGTTACCCATCACCTGACAGCAGAGCATGGTCATCGCTTCGCACTGCGTTGGGTTAACTTTACCCGGCATAATGGAGCTGCCGGGTTCGTTTTCCGGAATGGCGATTTCGCCAATGCCGCAGCGCGGGCCGGAAGAGAGCCAGCGCACGTCGTTGGCGATTTTCATCAGTGAAGCAGCCAGCCCTTTCAGCGCGCCATGCGCATGCACCAGCGCATCACAGGTTGCCAGTGCCTCAAACTTGTTTGGCGCAGTGACAAATGGCTGCTGCGTCAGATCGGCCAGCGCCTTCGCCACGCGCACCGCATATTCCGGATGGGTGTTCAGACCGGTGCCCACTGCGGTTCCTCCCAGCGCCAGCTCCGCCACGTGCGGAATGCTCTGTTCGATATGCTTGAGGTTGTGCTCCAGCATTGCCACCCAGCCGGAAATCTCCTGGCCCAGCGTCAGCGGCGTCGCATCCTGCAGGTGAGTACGGCCAATCTTAACGATGTCTTTAAAAGCGTCAGACTTCTGGCTAAGCGTCTTTTTCAGTACCTGGATCTGAGGGATTAAC
This genomic window contains:
- a CDS encoding type II toxin-antitoxin system HicB family antitoxin; amino-acid sequence: MFNYAVSLTHDARTDTYEVSCRDLPLLHSVGATVEEALSEAEDGLVTAISLEMDTRRPIPVASKPLEGEYIVSVPVLVAMKAALYNAMIETGTRKVDLARQLGVNGPQVDRLLDVEHSSKVEKVEMALAQLGRKARIEIRT
- a CDS encoding type II toxin-antitoxin system HicA family toxin; the protein is MKYSEFRRWLIQQGAIFTKHRSGSSHFKVFLGDRQSIFPDHGAKEMPEGTRRKILKDLGL
- a CDS encoding RrF2 family transcriptional regulator, coding for MLDYRFPTALQMVLSVAMAEQMGKRSTSAILAYGLEANPSFIRKLMVPLTRDGIIVSTLGRTGSIHLGRPAADITLRDIYVSVIEDKKIWAARPDVAPRCLVSANLCWYFKSIADEAEQASLDVLAKRTVADALNELKKRDTSNCTAVPEPEPEESEELCKKSR
- a CDS encoding MFS transporter — encoded protein: MKRSPVSQNNKPGIAAIFTLGLVQILSWGGSFYLMAVMANPIATETGWSQQWIYGALSTGILVSGLLSPLAGRIIARTGGRLLLALSGLVMAVGLVMMAVSDSLPLFLFAWVIIGTGMAMGLYDALFATLGTCYGSQARSAITGITLISGFCTTLVWPGTALLIHGFGWRDASLIIAAMMVVCVLPAYLFALPATHAKPPAKRAVKHSTTPEIEPALFWLLCAIFTLASVIMTAISVQLIALLQASGHTLTSALAISAVLGPCQVGSRIVDIVFKRSHPIRTTFFSVGLVALGLLLLALFPQMALLSMVLYGAGNGLRAIVRGTLPLAMVKPESYAIVVGKMARPALMGQALTPLIGGYVFEKMGASATLWLLCALAVFNVVLVMALKQRLPAAAVTTV
- the tus gene encoding DNA replication terminus site-binding protein is translated as MTRYDLVADMHQCVNDLELALGELRQQIEAQPLLITRVFSLPPVVKGREHEAITQITVEQHLGDSALKMALDHYCRLFMQHQSEQLSTKAAVRLPGALCIECDEQREAEIRSLVDLINQLKARLEQLITVDSGLPSEARFEFVHQHLRGLITLNAYRTITLLSAPDSLRFGWANKHIIKNLKREEVIAQLEKSLKAGRAQAPWSREQWAEKVQEELASVRALPASARLKIKRPVKVQPVARVWRADEKKQTQLACPSPILVICRDRSQVPVLGELLNYDADNITHRHKPAAEPLNLLIPRLHLWVDCPI
- the fumC gene encoding class II fumarate hydratase — its product is MAGNRIEKDSMGPIDVPADKLWGAQTQRSLEHFRISTEKMPTALVHALALTKRAAASVNRDLGLLPADRADAIVSAADEVLADKHADEFPLAIWQTGSGTQTNMNMNEVLANRASEILGGERGMSRLVHPNDDVNKSQSSNDVFPTAMHVAAVIALREQLIPQIQVLKKTLSQKSDAFKDIVKIGRTHLQDATPLTLGQEISGWVAMLEHNLKHIEQSIPHVAELALGGTAVGTGLNTHPEYAVRVAKALADLTQQPFVTAPNKFEALATCDALVHAHGALKGLAASLMKIANDVRWLSSGPRCGIGEIAIPENEPGSSIMPGKVNPTQCEAMTMLCCQVMGNDVAINMGGASGNFELNVFRPMVIHNFLQSIRLLADGMDSFNHHCAVGIEPVRERIDQLLNESLMLVTALNTHIGYDKAAEIAKKAHKEGLTLKGSALKLGYLTEEEFDAWVRPEEMVGSMKS